From a single Hippoglossus stenolepis isolate QCI-W04-F060 chromosome 2, HSTE1.2, whole genome shotgun sequence genomic region:
- the ern2 gene encoding serine/threonine-protein kinase/endoribonuclease IRE1 — translation MEAVGRLLLPLLLLSWGGQQLQVGGVRSVTLPESLLFVSTLDGSLHAVSKQSGEIKWTLREDPIIQVPVYLSEPGFLPDPNDGSLYILGGKHKEGLMKLPFTIPELVQSAPCRSSDGVLYTGKKQDVWFVVDPETGEKQTSLTTSSSESICPNSPLLYIGRTEYVVTMFDTKTQELRWNATYNDYSAPPYDEKQDYKMAHLVSSGDGLVVTVDRESGDVLWTQNYGSPVVGVYLYSGDSLRHAPHLSLAMETLRFLTFSASDRADAHSTLKWSYQFVKEQASAKTQLVPTLYVGKLDTHLYASTSLVHHGISLVPRGLTLARIEGPVTAGVTVGERGECEIIPSTDIRYPPGTTNSRKNHWLIIGHHELPPVAHTTMLRDFPVSLQHSGEAVIPPRSPGSPASYYHQRYFQTVGGGHSDTTGDRGGEDGDASGPTQPQRPVAALPVYMTQDRLTLAVLTLLLGGWLAFALTYPIRAAQQLKAQRQLEEAFESRLQCLQTNMQTNTPTVTLVSTDTTLSTDTNLSGDSTPASANPPPSPHTRSSSTSDAGKNDTTAHNPTADLSEGNSEEVQVGKISFTPSDVLGHGTAGTFVFRGQFDERHVAVKRILPECFEVAEREVQLLRESDTHPNVIRYFCTERDHLFTYIAIELCAATLQQYVEDPSGFPELNPITLLEQTMCGLSHLHSLNIVHRDLKPRNILLSVPSALGQVRALISDFGLCKKIPDGRCSFSMRSGIPGTEGWIAPEVLRDTPGNKPTAAVDVFSAGCVFYYVISRGQHPFGDALRRQVNILAGEYSLSRFMEDIHDNVIAQDLIEQMIGAEAESRPSTACVLKHPFFWSLGKQLLFFQDVSDRIEKEAADSPIVVRLETAGRAVVRANWRMHISGPLQTDLRRFRTYKGNLVRDLLRAMRNKKHHYHELPPEVQETLGELPEGFISYFTSRFPRLLMHTHAALSICAHERPFHSYYLPPSAKQL, via the exons GTTGGGGGGGTCCGGTCCGTCACCCTCCCAGAGTCCCTCTTGTTCGTCTCGACACTGGACGGTAGTCTGCACGCTGTCTCCAAACAATCAGGGGAGATCAAGTGGACTCTGAGAGAAG ACCCCATCATCCAAGTGCCTGTCTACCTCTCAGA gCCGGGTTTCCTCCCAGACCCCAATGATGGTAGCTTGTACATCCTGGGCGGGAAGCACAAGGAAGGCCTGATG AAACTTCCTTTCACCATCCCAGAGCTGGTTCAGTCAGCTCCCTGCCGGAGCTCTGATGGTGTCCTCTATAcag gtaAAAAACAGGATGTGTGGTTCGTGGTGGATCCTGAGACCGGTGAGAAGCAAACCAGTCtgaccacctcctcctctgaatcCATCTGCCCCAACTCTCCTCTGCTCTACATAGGACGCACAG AATATGTTGTTACCATGTTCGACACGAAGACGCAGGAGCTGCGATGGAACGCCACGTACAACGATTACTCAGCTCCTCCTTATGATGAGAAGCAAGACTACA AAATGGCTCATCTTGTGTCGAGTGGGGACGGTCTCGTCGTGACAGTGGACAGAGAGTCAG GCGACGTCCTGTGGACTCAGAACTATGGCTCACCCGTCGTGGGCGTCTACCTGTATTCTGGCGACTCGCTGAGACACGCCCCCCACCTGTCCCTCGCCATGGAAACGCTGCGCTTCCTCACCTTCTCTGCCAGCGACCGCGCGGACGCACACTCCACGCTGAAGTGGAGCTATCAGTTTGTGAAGGAGCAGGCAAGCGCAAAAACACAACTCGT ACCAACTCTCTATGTTGGAAAGTTGGACACTCACCTTTACGCCTCGACCTCCCTCGTCCACCATGGAATCTCCTTAGTG ccTCGGGGTCTGACCCTGGCTCGGATCGAAGGTCCTGTGACGGCTGGAGTGACGGTCGGAGAGCGAGGGGAGTGTGAGATCATACCGTCCACCGACATACGCTACCCACCGGGGACCACCAACAGCCGGAAGAACCACTGGCTGATAatag gtcatCACGAGCTCCCTCCAGTCGCCCACACCACCATGCTGAGGGATTTCCCCGTCAGCCTGCAGCATTCTGGGGAGGCGGTCATCCCCCCTCGATCCCCCGGCTCCCCTGCCTCCTACTACCACCAGCGATAT TTCCAGACGGTCGGTGGTGGCCATAGCGACACTACTGgtgacagaggaggggaggacgGGGACGCTTCGGGGCCGACGCAGCCTCAGAGGCCGGTCGCTGCGCTGCCCGTCTACATGACTCAGGACCGCCTGACGCTGGCTGTTCTGACGCTGCTGCTGGGAGGATGGCTGGCCTTCGCGCTCACGTACCCTatt cgAGCAGCCCAGCAGCTGAAAGCTCagaggcagctggaggaggcgTTTGAGTCTCGTCTCCAGTGCTTGCAGACCAACATGCAGACAAACACCCCGACGGTGACCTTGGTTTCCACAGACACGACTCTCTCCACCGACACAAACCTCTCCGGTG actCTACACCTGCATCGGCCAACCCCCCACCGAGCCCTCACACTCGGAGCAGCAGCACCTCAGACGCCGGCAAAAATGATACAACTGCTCACAATCCCACAGCAG ACCTCTCAGAAGGAAACAGTGAGGAGGTGCAGGTCGGGAAAATCTCCTTCACTCCGTCTGACGTCCTTGGACACGGCACAGCAGGAACCTTTGTGTTCAG GGGTCAGTTCGACGAACGACACGTGGCGGTGAAGCGAATCCTGCCGGAGTGTTTTgaggtggcagagagagaagtgcaGCTCCTGCGAGAGTCCGACACTCACCCGAACGTCATCCGCTACTTCTGCACGGAGAGAGACCACCTCTTCACGTACATCGCCATCGAGCTGTGCGCCGCAACGCTGCAGCAG TATGTGGAGGATCCATCTGGCTTCCCTGAGTTGAATCCTATAACTCTACTGGAGCAGACCATGTGTGGCCTTTCACACCTGCACTCACTCAACATAG TCCACCGCGACCTGAAGCCTAGAAACATCCTGCTGTCGGTTCCCAGTGCGCTGGGTCAAGTCCGAGCGCTCATCTCGGACTTCGGTCTCTGTAAGAAGATCCCAGACGGTCGCTGCAGCTTTTCTATGCGGTCGGGGATTCCGGGAACTGAAGGGTGGATAGCTCCTGAAGTACTGCGGGATACGCCTGGAAATAAACCA ACGGCAGCGGTGGACGTGTTCTCGGCCGGATGTGTGTTTTACTACGTGatcagcagggggcagcaccCTTTCGGCGACGCACTGAGACGACAGGTCAACATCCTGGCAGGAGAATATTCCCTCTCACGTTTTATGGAGGATATACACG ATAACGTCATAGCACAGGATCTGATCGAGCAGATGATCGGTGCCGAGGCCGAGTCTCGTCCGTCCACCGCCTGCGTGCTGAAGCATCCGTTCTTCTGGAGTTTAGGGAAGCAGCTGCTCTTCTTCCAG gatgtGAGTGATCGCATAGAGAAGGAAGCGGCGGACAGTCCCATCGTGGTCAGACTGGAGACTGCAGGCAGAGCCGTGGTCCGAGCCAACTGGAGGATGCACATCTCTGGGCCTCTTCAGACAG ATTTGCGGCGATTCAGGACGTATAAAGGAAACTTGGTGCGAGACCTGCTGAGAGCCATGAGGAATAAG AAACATCACTACCACGAGTTGCCGCCTGAGGTGCAGGAGACGCTCGGCGAGCTGCCTGAAGGCTTCATCAGCTACTTCACCTCACGGTTTCCACGGTTACTGATGCACACGCACGCCGCCCTGAGCATCTGCGCCCACGAGAGGCCGTTTCACTCCTACTACCTGCCCCCCAGCGCCAAGCAACTTTAA